A genomic segment from Variovorax paradoxus B4 encodes:
- a CDS encoding thioredoxin family protein, with the protein MKLFRIAIGAAIAASVGALTFAAPQLGGHTPADVARPAPEFRNIDTWLNSPPLKLQELRGQVVLVDFWTYTCINCLNHLPYVQQWHEKYKDKGLTVVGVHTPEFAFEKSTRNVRDAIQRLQIRHAVAQDNSYGTWKAFNNQYWPAVYLIDKEGRIAYSHFGEGSYAATEKKIQALLAGPFPAAAASGAAK; encoded by the coding sequence ATGAAGCTCTTCCGCATTGCCATTGGCGCGGCCATCGCCGCATCGGTGGGCGCCCTGACGTTTGCGGCGCCGCAGCTCGGCGGCCACACGCCTGCGGACGTGGCGCGGCCGGCGCCGGAGTTCCGGAACATCGACACATGGCTCAACTCGCCGCCGCTGAAGCTCCAGGAGCTGCGCGGCCAGGTGGTGCTGGTCGACTTCTGGACCTACACCTGCATCAACTGCCTCAACCATCTGCCCTACGTGCAGCAGTGGCATGAAAAGTACAAGGACAAGGGCCTGACCGTGGTGGGCGTTCACACGCCGGAGTTCGCGTTCGAGAAATCGACCAGGAACGTGAGGGACGCCATCCAGCGCCTGCAGATCAGGCATGCGGTGGCGCAGGACAACAGCTACGGCACCTGGAAGGCCTTCAACAACCAGTACTGGCCCGCGGTGTACCTGATCGACAAGGAAGGGCGCATCGCCTACTCCCACTTCGGCGAGGGCAGCTACGCCGCCACGGAGAAGAAGATCCAGGCGCTTCTTGCGGGGCCTTTTCCTGCCGCCGCCGCGAGCGGGGCCGCTAAATGA
- the soxR gene encoding redox-sensitive transcriptional activator SoxR: MKSKPAEPPHDFPATLSVGEVAQRSGVPVSTLHFYEAKGLIASHRAPSNHRRYARDVLRRVAFIRVAQRVGIALADIADALATLPTSAAPSRADWARLSAGWRAELDERMAQLKKLRDTLDDCIGCGCLSIDRCRLRNPADKLSSEGPGARRLVIRRAED; this comes from the coding sequence ATGAAATCCAAGCCAGCAGAACCGCCGCACGATTTTCCCGCCACGCTTTCGGTGGGCGAGGTCGCGCAGCGCAGCGGGGTGCCGGTGTCCACCCTTCACTTCTACGAAGCCAAAGGGCTCATCGCGAGCCACCGGGCGCCGAGCAACCACCGCCGCTATGCGCGCGACGTGCTCCGGCGCGTGGCGTTCATCCGCGTCGCGCAGCGGGTGGGCATTGCGCTGGCCGACATTGCCGATGCCCTTGCGACGCTTCCCACTTCGGCTGCGCCCAGCCGCGCTGACTGGGCGCGGCTTTCCGCCGGCTGGCGCGCAGAGCTGGACGAACGCATGGCCCAGCTCAAGAAGCTGCGCGACACGCTGGACGACTGCATCGGCTGCGGCTGCCTGTCCATCGACCGCTGCCGCCTGCGCAACCCGGCCGACAAGCTGTCGTCGGAAGGGCCCGGCGCCCGCCGCCTGGTGATCAGGCGCGCGGAAGACTGA
- a CDS encoding Bug family tripartite tricarboxylate transporter substrate binding protein, whose product MDRARRGLLLGLLAAAGLPAHAQNDARPIRIVVPFAAGGGNDVFARQMAKGLGELRKQGVIVDNKPGAGGNLGAEQVVRSAPDGSTLLLGHTGTVSINPALYKGLKFDARKDLLPVAMFASSALVLVVPAASKIRTVADLVAEAKARPGLLDYASSGSGTGGHLTGELFAQRTGTRINHIPYKGTNPGLTDLAGGQVQMMFSVIPPALALVKGGRLRAIAVTGAKRLPSLPDVPTVAESGLRELAGFESTLTYGILAPRGTPDAFVKELSAQMLQVAGSAEFQSRLGVEGAVPLLGGPAEYAALIARESALWAGIVKASGATVE is encoded by the coding sequence ATGGATCGCGCCCGACGCGGCCTGCTGCTGGGCCTGTTGGCGGCGGCAGGGCTGCCCGCGCACGCGCAGAACGACGCCCGGCCGATCCGCATCGTCGTGCCCTTTGCGGCCGGCGGCGGCAACGACGTGTTCGCGCGCCAGATGGCCAAGGGCCTGGGCGAGCTGCGCAAGCAGGGTGTCATCGTCGACAACAAGCCCGGCGCGGGCGGCAACCTGGGCGCCGAGCAGGTGGTGCGCAGCGCGCCCGACGGCAGCACGCTGCTGCTGGGCCACACGGGGACCGTGTCGATCAACCCGGCGCTCTACAAGGGCCTGAAGTTCGACGCGCGCAAGGACCTGCTGCCCGTGGCCATGTTCGCTTCGTCCGCGCTGGTGCTCGTGGTGCCCGCGGCATCGAAGATCCGCACCGTGGCCGACCTCGTCGCGGAGGCCAAGGCCCGGCCGGGCCTGCTCGACTACGCCTCCAGCGGCAGCGGCACCGGCGGCCACCTGACCGGCGAGCTCTTCGCGCAGCGCACCGGCACCCGGATCAATCACATCCCCTACAAGGGCACCAACCCCGGCCTTACCGATCTGGCGGGCGGGCAGGTGCAGATGATGTTCAGCGTCATTCCGCCCGCGCTCGCGCTGGTCAAGGGCGGACGGCTGCGCGCCATTGCGGTCACGGGCGCAAAGCGCCTGCCTTCGCTGCCCGACGTGCCCACCGTGGCCGAGTCGGGCCTGCGCGAACTCGCGGGTTTCGAGAGCACGCTGACCTACGGCATCCTCGCGCCGCGCGGCACGCCCGACGCTTTCGTGAAGGAGCTTTCGGCGCAGATGCTCCAGGTGGCGGGCAGCGCTGAATTCCAGTCGCGCCTGGGCGTTGAAGGCGCGGTGCCGCTGCTCGGCGGCCCGGCCGAATACGCCGCCCTCATTGCGAGGGAAAGCGCCCTGTGGGCCGGCATCGTCAAGGCTTCCGGCGCCACCGTCGAGTGA
- the pcaF gene encoding 3-oxoadipyl-CoA thiolase translates to MTTQAFICDAVRTPFGRYGGSLSSVRTDDLGAVPLKALMERNKNVDWQAVSDVLYGCANQAGEDNRNVARMSALLAGLPLEIGGGTINRLCGSGLDALGTAARAIRAGEAGLMIAGGVESMSRAPFVMPKAESAFSRNNAVYDTTIGWRFVNKLMKAQYGVDSMPETAENVATDYKIEREAQDLMALNSQLRAVASQKSGFFDAEIVPVTVPQKKGDAIIVSKDEHPRETSLESLARLKGVVRPDGTVTAGNASGVNDGACALLLANEASAAKHGLTPRARVVGMATAGVAPRVMGIGPAPATQKVLALTGLTIDQIDVIELNEAFAAQGLAVLRLLGLQDNDPRVNINGGAIALGHPLGASGARLATTAVNQLHKGGGRYALCTMCIGVGQGIAVILERV, encoded by the coding sequence ATGACCACCCAAGCCTTCATCTGCGACGCAGTCCGCACCCCCTTCGGCCGCTACGGCGGTTCGCTCAGCAGCGTGCGCACCGACGACCTCGGCGCCGTGCCGCTCAAGGCGTTGATGGAACGCAACAAGAACGTCGACTGGCAGGCCGTGAGCGACGTGCTCTACGGCTGCGCCAACCAGGCCGGCGAAGACAACCGCAACGTCGCGCGCATGTCGGCGCTGCTGGCGGGCCTGCCGCTCGAGATCGGCGGCGGCACCATCAACCGCCTGTGCGGCTCGGGCCTCGACGCGCTCGGCACCGCCGCGCGCGCCATCCGCGCCGGTGAAGCCGGCCTGATGATTGCCGGCGGTGTCGAAAGCATGAGCCGCGCGCCCTTCGTCATGCCCAAGGCCGAGAGCGCCTTCAGCCGCAACAACGCGGTGTACGACACCACCATCGGCTGGCGCTTCGTCAACAAGCTCATGAAGGCGCAGTACGGCGTCGACTCCATGCCCGAGACGGCCGAGAACGTGGCCACCGACTACAAGATCGAACGCGAGGCGCAGGACCTGATGGCGCTCAACTCGCAGCTGCGCGCCGTGGCCTCGCAGAAGTCCGGCTTCTTCGACGCCGAGATCGTGCCCGTGACCGTGCCGCAGAAGAAGGGCGACGCGATCATCGTCAGCAAGGACGAGCATCCGCGCGAAACCAGCCTCGAGTCGCTCGCCAGGCTCAAGGGCGTGGTGCGCCCCGACGGCACCGTGACGGCCGGCAATGCCAGCGGCGTGAACGACGGCGCCTGCGCGCTGCTCCTGGCCAACGAAGCCAGCGCCGCCAAGCACGGCCTCACGCCGCGCGCCCGCGTGGTCGGCATGGCCACCGCCGGCGTGGCGCCGCGCGTGATGGGCATCGGCCCCGCGCCGGCCACGCAGAAGGTGCTGGCGCTCACCGGCCTCACCATCGACCAGATCGACGTCATCGAACTCAACGAAGCCTTCGCGGCCCAAGGCCTTGCCGTGCTGCGCCTGCTCGGCCTCCAGGACAACGACCCGCGCGTCAACATCAACGGCGGCGCCATCGCGCTCGGCCACCCGCTGGGCGCCAGCGGCGCCCGCCTGGCCACCACCGCGGTCAACCAGCTGCACAAGGGCGGCGGCCGCTATGCGCTGTGCACCATGTGCATCGGCGTGGGCCAGGGCATTGCCGTGATCCTGGAACGCGTCTGA
- a CDS encoding 3-oxoacid CoA-transferase subunit B: MTMTYTRRTKDQLAARVAQDIFDGAVVNLGIGQPTLVANHLPKGREVILQSENGILGMGPAPEAGEEDYDLINAGKQPVTLLPGGSFFHHADSFAMMRGGHLDICVLGAFQVSATGDLANWHTGEKDAIPAVGGAMDLAIGAKQTWVMMDLLTKQGASKLVPECTYPLTGIACVKRVYSDLATLECTPEGLKLVDLVDGLSREELEKLVGLPIAA; this comes from the coding sequence ATGACCATGACCTACACACGTCGCACCAAGGACCAGCTCGCAGCCCGCGTGGCGCAGGACATCTTCGACGGCGCCGTCGTCAACCTCGGCATCGGCCAGCCCACGCTGGTGGCCAACCATCTGCCGAAGGGCCGCGAGGTCATTCTGCAAAGCGAGAACGGCATCCTCGGCATGGGCCCCGCGCCCGAGGCCGGCGAAGAAGACTACGACCTCATCAACGCCGGCAAGCAGCCCGTCACGCTGCTGCCGGGCGGCTCGTTCTTCCACCATGCCGACAGCTTCGCGATGATGCGCGGCGGCCACCTCGACATCTGCGTGCTCGGCGCGTTCCAGGTGTCGGCCACCGGCGACCTTGCCAACTGGCACACCGGCGAGAAAGACGCCATCCCGGCGGTCGGCGGCGCCATGGACCTGGCCATCGGCGCGAAGCAGACCTGGGTCATGATGGACCTGCTCACCAAGCAGGGCGCGAGCAAGCTGGTGCCGGAATGCACCTATCCGCTGACCGGCATCGCCTGTGTCAAGCGCGTGTACTCCGACCTGGCCACGCTCGAATGCACGCCCGAGGGCCTGAAGCTCGTCGACCTGGTCGATGGCCTCAGCCGCGAGGAGCTCGAGAAGCTGGTCGGCCTGCCGATCGCCGCGTAA
- a CDS encoding 3-oxoacid CoA-transferase subunit A produces MINKIARSVADALAGIQDGATVLIGGFGTAGIPGELIDGLVEQGAKDLTVVNNNAGNGETGLAALLKAGRVRKIICSFPRQADSQVFDGLYRSGKIELELVPQGNLAERIRAAGAGIGAFFCPTGYGTQLAGNRETREIDGKQYVLEYPIHGDVALIKAERGDRWGNLVYRKAARNFGPVMAMASKKTIATVHDIAELGTLDPETVVTPGIFVHQVVRIERVATQAGGFKKAA; encoded by the coding sequence ATGATCAACAAGATCGCGCGCTCGGTCGCCGATGCCCTTGCAGGCATCCAGGACGGCGCCACGGTTCTCATCGGCGGCTTCGGCACCGCCGGCATTCCCGGCGAACTCATCGACGGCCTCGTCGAGCAGGGCGCCAAGGACCTCACCGTCGTCAACAACAACGCCGGCAACGGCGAAACCGGCCTGGCTGCGCTGCTCAAGGCCGGCCGCGTGCGCAAGATCATCTGCAGCTTTCCGCGCCAGGCCGACAGCCAGGTGTTCGACGGGCTCTACCGCAGCGGCAAGATCGAACTCGAGCTCGTGCCCCAGGGCAACCTGGCCGAGCGCATCCGCGCCGCGGGCGCCGGCATCGGCGCCTTCTTCTGCCCCACGGGCTACGGCACGCAGCTCGCGGGCAACCGCGAAACCCGCGAGATCGACGGCAAGCAGTACGTGCTCGAGTACCCGATCCACGGCGACGTGGCGCTCATCAAGGCCGAGCGCGGCGACCGCTGGGGCAACCTGGTCTACCGCAAGGCCGCGCGCAACTTCGGCCCGGTGATGGCCATGGCCTCGAAGAAGACCATCGCCACCGTGCACGACATCGCCGAGCTCGGCACCCTCGACCCGGAGACCGTCGTGACCCCGGGCATCTTCGTGCACCAGGTGGTGCGCATCGAACGCGTGGCCACCCAGGCCGGCGGTTTCAAGAAGGCAGCATGA
- a CDS encoding IclR family transcriptional regulator C-terminal domain-containing protein, producing MATHTPPTGTPAPGDSYVQSFARGLQVIRSFSESAPRQTLSEVAAASGLTRAGARRILLTLQTLGYVVSDGKLFTLTPRILDLGFAYLSSMPIWNRAEPVMEALVQQVQESCSAAVLDATDIVYVMRVPTKKIMHISLGVGSRLPAYCTSLGRLLLADLDDEEVRARLEASDRQALTKHTVTDVDALMAKVAQARRQQWCLVNQELEEGLISVAAPIVNRQGRMVAALNISGQANRTSAKVMQETMLPALMDAAKKVSQLL from the coding sequence ATGGCAACCCACACTCCACCAACCGGAACGCCCGCCCCCGGCGACAGCTACGTGCAGTCGTTCGCGCGCGGGCTCCAGGTGATCCGCTCGTTCAGCGAAAGCGCGCCGCGGCAGACGCTCAGCGAGGTGGCAGCCGCCAGCGGGCTCACGCGGGCGGGCGCGCGGCGCATCCTGCTCACGCTGCAGACGCTGGGCTACGTGGTGAGCGACGGCAAGCTCTTCACGCTCACGCCGCGCATCCTCGACCTGGGCTTTGCGTATCTTTCTTCGATGCCGATCTGGAACCGCGCCGAGCCGGTGATGGAAGCGCTGGTGCAGCAGGTGCAGGAGTCCTGCTCGGCCGCGGTGCTGGACGCCACCGACATCGTCTACGTGATGCGCGTTCCGACCAAGAAGATCATGCACATCAGCCTGGGCGTGGGCTCGCGGCTGCCGGCGTACTGCACCTCGCTCGGCCGGCTGCTGCTGGCCGACCTGGACGACGAAGAGGTGCGCGCGCGGCTCGAGGCCTCCGATCGCCAGGCGCTCACCAAGCACACGGTGACCGACGTGGACGCCCTCATGGCCAAGGTGGCGCAGGCGCGCAGGCAGCAGTGGTGCCTGGTGAACCAGGAGCTGGAAGAAGGCCTGATCTCCGTGGCCGCGCCCATCGTCAACCGCCAGGGCCGCATGGTGGCCGCGCTGAACATCAGCGGACAGGCCAACCGCACCAGCGCCAAGGTGATGCAGGAGACGATGCTGCCGGCGCTGATGGATGCCGCAAAGAAGGTCTCACAACTGCTGTAA